One part of the Campylobacter concisus genome encodes these proteins:
- the uppS gene encoding polyprenyl diphosphate synthase: MNELNHLAIIMDGNGRWAKKRGFLRTNGHEAGANVISDMCEFCIDNGVKILSLYAFSTENWKRPQKEVDFLINLLKKFLLLKCDDFIKNGIKFNTIGDISPFSDELKSEIEITKNATRENTNLLLNLAINYGSKDEIVRAVKKLNLEGTDINEASLNAALDESEPVDLLIRTGGESRLSNFMLWQANYAELFFTPTLWPDFSKDELANIVSKFKNIERRFGGV, translated from the coding sequence TTGAATGAATTAAACCACCTTGCTATTATCATGGATGGAAATGGACGCTGGGCTAAAAAACGTGGATTTTTACGGACAAATGGGCACGAAGCTGGAGCAAATGTAATAAGCGATATGTGCGAATTTTGTATCGATAATGGAGTGAAAATTTTAAGTCTTTATGCATTTAGTACTGAAAACTGGAAAAGACCGCAAAAAGAGGTTGATTTTTTGATAAATTTACTTAAGAAATTTCTTCTTTTAAAGTGTGATGATTTTATAAAAAATGGGATCAAATTTAATACAATAGGCGACATTTCGCCATTTAGCGATGAGCTAAAAAGCGAGATAGAGATCACCAAAAACGCAACACGAGAAAATACAAATTTGCTTTTAAATTTGGCAATAAACTACGGCTCAAAAGATGAGATCGTAAGGGCTGTAAAAAAGCTAAATTTAGAAGGCACTGATATAAATGAAGCGAGCCTAAATGCAGCACTTGATGAGAGTGAGCCGGTGGATCTTCTCATTAGAACTGGTGGCGAGAGCAGGCTTTCAAATTTCATGCTTTGGCAAGCAAACTATGCAGAGCTATTTTTTACACCCACACTTTGGCCTGACTTTAGCAAGGATGAGCTTGCAAATATCGTTAGTAAATTTAAAAACATAGAGCGAAGATTTGGCGGAGTTTAG
- a CDS encoding prepilin peptidase: MDNLVIFFAVFAFVLGICVGSFSNVLIYRLPRNESINFPASHCPNCDHKLNFYHNVPIFSWLFLGGKCAFCKQKISPIYPVIELISGILFLICFFKECGEILSIETLLYALFLGLCFVMLLALSAIDIRYKAVPDPLLFAALFFAFIYALMLFIFKGNFAQILNLFLFALIFWVLRFVVSFAIKKEAMGSADIFIVAIIGAILPAKLALVAIYLAALFTLPVYAVVRKKSYELAFVPFLSLGLLITYAFKEQILEILRFIYE; this comes from the coding sequence ATGGATAATTTAGTCATCTTTTTTGCCGTTTTTGCTTTTGTTTTGGGTATTTGCGTGGGCTCATTTTCAAATGTACTGATATATCGCTTGCCACGAAATGAAAGTATAAATTTTCCAGCTTCTCATTGCCCAAACTGCGATCATAAGCTAAATTTTTATCACAATGTTCCAATTTTTTCGTGGCTATTTTTAGGCGGCAAATGCGCCTTTTGCAAGCAAAAAATAAGCCCCATCTATCCAGTGATTGAACTAATTTCTGGGATACTTTTTTTGATCTGTTTTTTTAAAGAGTGTGGCGAAATTTTAAGCATAGAAACTCTGCTTTACGCACTATTTCTAGGGCTTTGCTTTGTTATGTTGCTAGCTCTTAGCGCCATAGACATAAGATATAAAGCTGTGCCAGATCCTCTTCTTTTTGCGGCGCTATTTTTCGCATTTATCTACGCTCTGATGCTTTTTATATTTAAAGGAAATTTTGCCCAAATTTTAAATTTATTCCTTTTTGCACTTATCTTTTGGGTGCTTAGATTTGTCGTAAGTTTTGCCATAAAAAAAGAAGCGATGGGTAGTGCAGATATCTTTATAGTAGCGATCATAGGAGCTATCTTACCAGCCAAACTGGCTCTAGTGGCGATCTATCTTGCAGCACTTTTTACACTTCCAGTCTATGCGGTCGTTCGCAAAAAGAGCTACGAGCTAGCCTTTGTACCGTTTTTAAGTCTTGGCTTACTTATTACATACGCTTTTAAAGAGCAAATTTTAGAAATTTTAAGGTTTATTTATGAGTAG
- a CDS encoding LptF/LptG family permease — translation MSRVNRYLLFNFLGTFASLFSTLFLIMSIVFFIQIARITSYIEISFGELFKLYSFMLPRVLLFVVPIAFFVSLAMTLFRLSKENESIVIFTLGGSPNKIARFFLAFSALLSTALLVVAIIMIPIAAQLNANFIDYKKTVAKLNLKPTQFGQKFSDWMVYVGSEMQDNNGTTYKDIVMFNPYIKDSQRLITAKNAKITNTNQSIELSLADGKMYDIKDEIYHQSNFKSMKIRTAQSEEISDIGSIKEYWAEANSSEKRRKDLSTYVLVALFPLASTLFAISLGIVTYRYEKGMVYVGTFGVLFGYFTLIMLFSSKPAFAIPLIFFVFLLAGILLFKAKIMRRY, via the coding sequence ATGAGTAGAGTGAATAGATATCTTTTGTTTAACTTCCTAGGAACTTTTGCATCGCTATTTAGTACGCTTTTTTTGATCATGTCGATCGTATTTTTTATCCAGATCGCGCGCATTACTTCTTACATTGAAATCAGTTTTGGCGAGCTTTTTAAACTCTACTCATTTATGCTTCCACGCGTACTACTTTTTGTCGTGCCTATCGCATTTTTTGTATCACTTGCGATGACTCTTTTTAGATTATCAAAAGAGAATGAAAGTATCGTTATTTTTACGCTTGGTGGCTCACCAAATAAAATAGCAAGATTTTTTTTAGCATTTTCAGCCCTTTTAAGTACCGCTTTGCTGGTAGTTGCCATCATCATGATACCAATAGCCGCCCAGCTAAATGCAAATTTCATCGACTACAAAAAGACGGTTGCTAAGCTAAATTTAAAGCCAACTCAGTTTGGACAAAAATTCTCTGACTGGATGGTCTATGTGGGTAGTGAAATGCAAGATAACAACGGCACTACTTATAAAGATATTGTGATGTTTAATCCTTACATTAAAGACTCCCAACGCTTAATCACTGCTAAAAATGCAAAGATCACTAATACAAATCAAAGCATTGAACTCTCTTTAGCAGATGGAAAAATGTATGACATAAAAGATGAAATTTATCATCAAAGTAACTTCAAATCTATGAAGATAAGGACTGCCCAAAGTGAAGAGATAAGCGATATAGGCAGCATCAAAGAGTACTGGGCTGAGGCAAATAGTAGTGAAAAAAGAAGAAAAGACCTTAGCACATATGTGCTTGTTGCACTATTTCCGCTTGCAAGCACGCTCTTTGCGATCAGCCTTGGTATCGTCACGTATAGATACGAAAAGGGCATGGTCTATGTGGGCACCTTTGGCGTTTTGTTTGGGTATTTTACGCTCATAATGCTATTTTCATCAAAGCCAGCTTTTGCGATTCCGCTAATATTTTTCGTCTTTTTATTGGCAGGAATTTTGCTTTTTAAAGCCAAAATCATGCGAAGATACTAA